One Prunus dulcis chromosome 7, ALMONDv2, whole genome shotgun sequence DNA segment encodes these proteins:
- the LOC117634880 gene encoding heavy metal-associated isoprenylated plant protein 27 — translation MGLLSKVYELCDCSHSHEKLKKNKQLQTVEIKVRMDCEGCERIVKKSVQGMKGVTQVEVDRKLSKLTVVGYADPNKVLHRVRHRTGKKADLWPYVPYDVVPHPYAPEAYDKKAPPGYVRNVLEDPVASAIARASSTEVKYTTAFSDDNPNACVVM, via the exons ATGGGTCTTCTGAGTAAAGTCTATGAGCTTTGTGACTGCTCTCACAGTCATGAGAAgctaaagaaaaacaagcaatTACAG ACGGTGGAGATCAAAGTGAGGATGGACTGTGAAGGGTGTGAGAGAATAGTGAAGAAATCAGTGCAAGGCATGAAGGGAGTCACACAGGTTGAGGTGGACCGCAAGCTGAGCAAGCTCACCGTGGTTGGCTATGCGGACCCCAACAAGGTATTGCATCGTGTCAGGCATCGGACGGGGAAGAAGGCTGATTTATGGCCCTATGTACCGTACGATGTTGTTCCGCATCCGTATGCTCCGGAGGCTTATGACAAGAAGGCCCCACCTGGGTACGTGCGGAACGTCCTGGAGGATCCGGTGGCTTCGGCTATCGCACGTGCCAGCTCCACTGAAGTGAAGTATACGACGGCGTTTAGCGACGACAACCCAAATGCATGTGTGGTCATGTAA
- the LOC117635463 gene encoding protein ALTERED PHOSPHATE STARVATION RESPONSE 1-like, with translation MGGKVSKQRKRDDVVLLCRERKRQLNLAVKRRYAFADAQCEYSKSLSAVAVAIRSFVESHSSPSDSDSEPTKNTNAYPSSDSGISRSSSSEIDREKKLQENSDDREEVEENRDHNAGTDGEELGLVLLNDEAVREGRELLEALKEVEVQFLRAYNSSLDVTRMLGTNTDQMQSALEDTEENSSKLKKSRSVSSILSSSSSRKSLLRSSTRSSSTITPSNGGLFDDNGAMGSKCHSLTLGMLYVLEQKLYEEVKAGEETRRLYDRKCSQYSRNQGHGLKTEDKIRVELHSRIAVAKRSAESTFKKIRKLRDEELQPQLIELLQGLMKNWKIMSETHETQHRIMSEVKYVNCSSYEKLCNDNSHQLAATHEFEAELQNWRARFASYVSSQKEYIEALDGWLHKLVAPESEVDSDMWSSLRSCRVGMLPSTEICENWLASINKLPHKAVPSAMENFGKDVQALMVRQDKDHQQKRKIDGLAKELHWQAWVFYWERRIMGLKRYEEKEWHERLKKMENKVIEFKTRLNSKKEKLHTSMEETQNITVNRFQTGFSSVFKSLTEFSKSVVEMYDGLIRFNENGMKVDDKGSHLPSIHVEADDKSSHLPSIRVEADDQSSRAPSIRVEADDQSSRVPSIRVEADDQSSQAPRIRVEADDQSSQPPRVDVEADEIKNIHKGKGHKKMHRGHKK, from the exons ATGGGTGGCAAGGTCTCTAAGCAACGTAAAAGAGACGATGTGGTTTTGCTTTGTCGGGAGAGAAAGCGGCAGCTGAATTTGGCTGTGAAGAGACGGTATGCGTTTGCAGATGCACAGTGCGAGTATAGCAAGTCGCTGTCTGCAGTGGCAGTTGCTATAAGGTCGTTTGTAGAAAGCCATTCCTCTCCATCTGATTCTGATTCTGAACCAACCAAAAACACCAATGCTTACCCTTCTTCTGATTCTGGAATTTCTAGAAGCTCTTCTTCAGAGATAGACAGAGAAAAAAAGCTACAAGAAAACTCAGATGATAGAGAAGAAGTTGAAGAGAATAGGGATCATAATGCTGGGACTGATGGGGAAGAATTGGGGTTGGTTTTGCTGAATGATGAGGCTGTGAGAGAAGGGAGGGAATTGTTGGAAGCATTGAAAGAGGTTGAGGTCCAATTCCTTAGGGCCTATAATTCCAGTTTGGATGTTACCAGGATGCTAGGCACCAACACGGATCAAATGCAATCTGCCTTGGAGGACACTGAAG AGAACTCaagtaaactcaaaaaaagCCGCTCCGTCTCATCTATATTATCTTCGTCTTCCTCCCGAAAAAGCCTCCTTAGATCTAGCACCAGAAGTTCTTCAACAATCACCCCTTCTAATGGTGGTCTCTTTGATGACAATGGAGCAATGGGATCCAAGTGCCATTCGTTAACACTAGGGATGCTATATGTTTTGGAGCAAAAACTCTATGAGGAGGTGAAG GCTGGAGAGGAAACCAGGAGATTATATGATCGAAAATGCTCCCAGTATTCGAGAAACCAAGGACATGGCCTAAAGACTGAAGACAAAATTCGAGTTGAATTGCATTCCAGAATTGCGGTTGCCAAACGAAGTGCGGAAtcaacatttaaaaaaattcgaaaacTGAGAGATGAGGAGCTGCAACCACAACTTATTGAGTTGTTACAAGG GCTgatgaaaaattggaagatCATGTCAGAAACTCATGAAACCCAACACAGAATCATGTCCGAAGTGAAGTATGTAAACTGTTCATCCTATGAAAAGTTGTGTAATGACAACTCACACCAACTTGCTGCTACTCATGAGTTTGAAGCAGAACTTCAAAATTGGCGTGCTCGCTTTGCTTCATATGTTTCTTCACAAAAAGAATACATTGAAGCACTTGATGGTTGGCTACATAAGCTTGTTGCTCCTGAAAGTGAAGTCGACTCCGATATGTGGTCCTCGCTACGGTCGTGTAGAGTTGGCATGCTGCCGTCAACTGAAATTTGTGAGAATTGGTTAGCTTCCATAAATAAGCTGCCACATAAAGCAGTGCCTAGTGCCATGGAAAACTTTGGCAAGGATGTCCAAGCATTGATGGTTCGACAAGACAAGGATCATCAACAAAAGAGGAAGATAGATGGGCTTGCTAAAGAACTTCATTGGCAGGCTTGGGTATTTTATTGGGAGAGAAGGATTATGGGACTCAAGCGTTATGAGGAAAAGGAATGGCATGAGCGGTTGAAAAAGATGGAGAACAAGGTGATTGAGTTTAAGACAAGGCTAAACTCAAAGAAGGAGAAACTTCATACAAGCATGGAGGAGACACAAAATATTACTGTGAATAGATTCCAGACGGGGTTTTCGTCCGTGTTTAAATCCTTAACCGAGTTTTCAAAGAGTGTTGTGGAAATGTATGATGGCCTTATAAGATTCAACGAGAATGGAATGAAGGTAGATGACAAAGGTAGCCACCTACCAAGCATTCATGTTGAAGCCGATGACAAAAGTAGCCACCTACCAAGCATTCGCGTTGAAGCCGATGACCAAAGTAGCCGAGCACCAAGCATTCGCGTTGAAGCCGATGACCAAAGTAGCCGTGTACCAAGCATTCGCGTTGAAGCCGATGACCAAAGTAGCCAAGCACCAAGAATTCGTGTTGAAGCCGATGACCAAAGTAGCCAACCACCAAGAGTTGATGTTGAAGCCGATGagataaaaaatatacataaagGAAAAGGACACAAAAAAATGCATAGAggacataaaaaataa